The genomic window GCAAATGTTATTGTCTCGGCCTGATATAGTGAAACCAACATCACACGTACAGTGAGTCGAGCCCAGGAAATGTGTGCAGTTAGAAGGCCGGACAGAGGAGGAGGGCGAGGAGGGTGTTGGTGATGAAGCCGAAGAAGATGAGGCTGCTGTGGAGGACTCAGATAAGGCAGCGAAGGAGGACGCAGCTGAAGAGAAGGAAGCCAAGGAGTTGGCAGTGCTGTTAAGTCCTAAAGAGAGACCATGAgaacaaagaaatgacaaagTACCGATCCTCCATCTGGGtcgttattttattttattttattttattttattttattttattttattttattttattttattttattttattttatttatgtgtgtgtgactcaCTTCTGCACATGGGCTGTTGTCCACTCCACTTCAGAGACTCTAGACACACTCGAGTTCGTGGGCCTATCAACTCGTAGCCGGGCTTACAGAGGAAGTGGACCTCGTGTCCCATAGCAAACACTCTGCCCAGTCGGCGTCCGTTAGCCGGGGGGTCAGGCTTAGGGCAGGATGCTGGAAACAAACCAGGAGGGCTTCATTGACATTGGTTCACAAAGCTTCACAACCTTCTGAATGTTCTGTTTAGTTTCTGCACCACTTTGGTCATTTAGATTAATATGGAAATTTTAAATCACTTCGTTTCAGCATCAGTCTGGTATTTACATGgacttttattcataaaacaaaaatgacaattttactGCACTTTGGCWCAGATGTAGCTTGCGAACAGACAAAAAACGCATATTTGGACCCCTAAGCTAACAGGATTTACCGGCTTATTTAAACAAGAGAGACTGGATTTATCAAAATAACCAGAGGGCCAGGGccaaaatgaagaagaaagtaaaaaacagatcaaatacTCGATTTAGACcagggtaaaaaaaatgcagataatATANNNNNNNNNNNNNNNNNNNNNNNNNNNNNNNNNNNNNNNNNNNNNNNNNNNNNNNNNNNNNNNNNNNNNNNNNNNNNNNNNNNNNNNNNNNNNNNNNNNNNNNNNNNNNNNNNNNNNNNNNNNNNNNNNNNNNNNNNNNNNNNNNNNNNNNNNNNNNNNNNNNNNNNNNNNNNNNNNNNNNNNNNNNNNNNNNNNNNNNNNNNNNNNNNNNNNNNNNNNNNNNNNNNNNNNNNNNNNNNNNNNNNNNNNNNNNNNNNNNNNNNNNNNNNNNNNNNNNNNNNNNNNNNNNNNNNNNNNNNNNNNNNNNNNNNNNNNNNNNNNNNNNNNNNNNNNNNNNNNNNNNNNNNNNNNNNNNNNNNNNNNNNNNNNNNNNNNNNNNNNNNNNNNNNNNNNNNNNNNNNNNNNNNNNNNNNNNNNNNNNNNNNNNNNNNNNNNNNNNNNNNNNNNNNNNNNNNNNNNNNNNNNNNNNNNNNNNNNNNNNNNNNNNNNNNNNNNNNNNNNNNNNNNNNNNNNNNNNNNNNNNNNNNNNNNNNNNNNNNNNNNNNNNNNNNNNNNNNNNNNNNNNNNNNNNNNNNNNNNNNNNNNNNNNNNNNNNNNNNNNNNNNNNNNNNNNNNNNNNNNNNNNNNNNNNNNNNNNNNNNNNNNNNNNNNNNNNNNNNNNNNNNNNNNNNNNNNNNNNNNNNNNNNNNNNNNNNNNNNNNNNNNNNNNNNNNNNNNNNNNNNNNNNNNNNNNNNNNNNNNNNNNNNNNNNNNNNNNNNNNNNNNNNNNNNNNNNNNNNNNNNNNNNNNNNNNNNNNNNNNNNNNNNNNNNNNNNNNNNNNNNNNNNNNNNNNNNNNNNNNNNNNNNNNNNNNNNNNNNNNNNNNNNNNNNNNNNNNNNNNNNNNNNNNNNNNNNNNNNNNNNNNNNNNNNNNNNNNNNNNNNNNNNNNNNNNNNNNNNNNNNNNNNNNNNNNNNNNNNNNNNNNNNNNNNNNNNNNNNNNNNNNNNNNNNNNNNNNNNNNNNNNNNNNNNNNNNNNNNNNNNNNNNNNNNNNNNNNNNNNNNNNNNNNNNNNNNNNNNNNNNNNNNNNNNNNNNNNNNNNNNNNNNNNNNNNNNNNNNNNNNNNNNNNNNNNNNNNNNNNNNNNNNNNNNNNNNNNNNNNNNNNNNNNNNNNNNNNNNNNNNNNNNNNNNNNNNNNNNNNNNNNNNNNNNNNNNNNNNNNNNNNNNNNNNNNNNNNNNNNNNNNNNNNNNNNNNNNNNNNNNNNNNNNNNNNNNNNNNNNNNNNNNNNNNNNNNNNNNNNNNNNNNNNNNNNNNNNNNNNNNNNNNNNNNNNNNNNNNNTGAACTAcagcccaaatacactttttataGTATGTGACTGTATTTGGGTGAATGTATCTTTTCAGTAGTATGATTAAAAAGTgctataaaaattattttgataggATGATGATAGATTTCAATCTACATAACTTCCRGAAGTGTAGCTTCATGCCTACAAAGTGTGTGAGTTTGCTTTGCCTCCGTTgcttttcataaatgtttgtatatgaaaatgtttggagCATCATGAAGGAAATGAGAAACCAGAGTCCAATGAGAGGGggagataaattaacttattcTCAtgatcattcattcattcattcattcattcattcattcattcattcattcattcattcattcattcattcattcattcattcatataaATATTGTCAGAAATCACataatatattgaataaaatatttcacttaatatttaaaaattggatttaaataaaatgattgcaTAAGAGTGAAGATTAAACCTGGTCTTCCATCAACAATAGCTTTAGTCATATTCTGATGCAAAAATCAGAAATGAGTTTGACTGAACTGTAACAAGAAGTAAAGACTCAAACTATTTGAAAATTATGGAGAGAGCCTTTAGGAATTTTTCGAAAATATTGTCAACTAGCTTTTGACCACATTGGGTTTATGAAACAGACTATAGGTTTTATAGATAACGATATTTGATAGAAAACggacttttttttactcaagtagatTTAGTGTTCAAAACCACAGCAGATGAAAAACATGTAGTACATCAAGTGTATCTTTAAtcagaaaacatatttctcaAAGGTAAAATTCTACCCAGGATCMGAACTCTAGTTCTAGAAATGTGTGTGTTATTCTTTTTGCAGACAAAGGGCTATCTCACACTGCCGGCTCTTTATCTCCAACATGATGCAGGTAGGAGGTTGTTACATAAAGGTGAGGTTTTCAGAGCGGCAGTAACATCTGGGTGTAAATAGTAGCAGACATCATTAtggcagctgaaacactgaaaccCTGCAGCCATGAACCTCTGGATCTGACGTCTGCTGGGATTCTTCTCTGCTGGTTCTTGGAGTGAAGATGAAGCAGAGAGGAGCTGAGCTGTGCATGGYGGGCTGCTCTAAACGCAGWYGACCCCCTGCTGCTTGAAGACGTACTTTTTACAATGGAAATGCAACAGTTGTTCATTTGAACACACTTTACTCATSTCTGATCTAGATTATTGGTAAACCGACTAAGTTATTTAGAATTTTTCCAGTCGTACTTCACACTCAGTGTTTTRCTCATTCAAATGTGAACAGAACTGCACTCAAACCAGCAACTTCCAGTAACCTGTCATCAGTCAGTTTGGCTTCAATTCAAATCAGTTTGACTTAGATCTACATCtaagaaacaatgaaacaattCTTCCAAAAAGAATTATCAGCATCCAACATGGCAGCTAAAGAAAGAACTCTGAAGAGGTTAAATGAGAAATCAAAGAAGCAGTCGCCTGTTTGGAAGTCTTCTTTACTCACCTGAGCAGAAACCAGCCCAAAGTGATGAAGACTCATCATTAGAACCAGGAGCTGAACTCCCTTCATATTCAACACAAATTCCATCATCACACTCATAAACTGGATCCGGATCTGGATGAACTCAGGGATCNCTCATTCAAATGTGAACAGAACTGCACTCAAACCAGCAACTTCCAGTAACCTGTCATCAGTCAGTTTGGCTTCAATTCAAATCAGTTTGACTTAGATCTACATCtaagaaacaatgaaacaattCTTCCAAAAAGAATTATCAGCATCCAACATGGCAGCTAAAGAAAGAACTCTGAAGAGGTTAAATGAGAAATCAAAGAAGCAGTCGCCTGTTTGGAAGTCTTCTTTACTCACCTGAGCAGAAACCAGCCCAAAGTGATGAAGACTCATCATTAGAACCAGGAGCTGAACTCCCTTCATATTCAACACAAATTCCATCATCACACTCATAAACTGGATCCGGATCTGGATGAACTCAGGGATCWGCAGATCAGCTCTGTGCGTCCRGCTCCTGCAGAGTTTCTCCCAAACTGCYAAACTTTGTTCTAGTGATGATGCCAAATTTCYCCTCCSTGGACTGACAGCCCCTCCTCCGCCTCCCTGCATCCCCTGCCTCCACCCACCTCGCTGTCCAAAACTTCCTAGCTGGGAGGAGAATGYAGAGGACTGAGGCAACCACATCTGGAACATGCTTGGCTGCTTCTTTAGATTCATCATTGTCCCCTCAATTAGACGCCTAAATTAGAAGGAAAAGTCAACTGCTTGTGGTGCCTTTTAATCATCACTAGCCAAACAAAGCAGTTACAAAGCTGActatttcagtttcactttcctGCTCTAATCACTGCAGCTATAAAActtcactttaattttcaagTCCTGAACCCGCTGCCCAGCAGTCGAGTATATAATGGGCTCCTAATGACAGAGTAGAGCCTGAAGGCTCAGGCAGAGGTTACTACCCCTCAGTCAACACTCCACCCAACACCCTCACCCCAAATTGGAGTTTTGTGCCAAAGTCATAAAAAAGTAGATTAACAgatcttttacaaaaacaaaaagggctGCTACTGAGAAATCATGRAAATGGCTAGARAAAGTTAGATAGTAGAGAAAAGTAGATTTACTTTTCAGTGTTCTCTTCAGCCAGAGCACCAAAGCAAGAGGTCAGAATCTACCACATCACACAKWWTCCAGCATRCAAGCTAGCTAAAGATGCAGACGCTGAAGCAGTGCAGTACACACAGTTAAAGGAGTGTGGCTGTTATGAACACACACAGGGATGGTAAAGACTGAAACCCTCATCATACCTCCCAAACACAGACCCGAAGGCAGAAAAACGCTTCTCAGCTTCTGAATGTGACATTAATGGATGAATGTTAACAAGTAGgttaaaaacatccatccattttctttacacccttgtcccttattggggtcaggagggttgctggtgccNNNNNNNNNNNNNNNNNNNNNNNNNNNNNNNNNNNNNNNNNNNNNNNNNNNNNNNNNNNNNNNNNNNNNNNNNNNNNNNNNNNNNNNNNNNNNNNNNNNNNNNNNNNNNNNNNNNNNNNNNNNNNNNNNNNNNNNNNNNNNNNNNNNNNNNNNNNNNNNNNNNNNNNNNNNNNNNNNNNNNNNNNNNNNNNNNNNNNNNNNNNNNNNNNNNNNNNNNNNNNNNNNNNNNNNNNNNNNNNNNNNNNNNNNNNNNNNNNNNNNNNNNNNNNNNNNNNNNNNNNNNNNNNNNNNNNNNNNNNNNNNNNNNNNNNNNNNNNNNNNNNNNNNNNNNNNNNNNNNNNNNNNNNNNNNNNNNNNNNNNNNNNNNNNNNNNNNNNNNNNNNNNNNNNNNNNNNNNNNNNNNNNNNNNNNNNNNNNNNNNNNNNNNNNNNNNNNNNNNNNNNNNNNNNNNNNNNNNNNNNNNNNNNNNNNNNNNNNNNNNNNNNNNNNNNNNNNNNNNNNNNNNNNNNNNNNNNNNNNNNNNNNNNNNNNNNNNNNNNNNNNNNNNNNNNNNNNNNNNNNNNNNNNNNNNNNNNNNNNNNNNNNNNNNNNNNNNNNNNNNNNNNNNNNNNNNNNNNNNNNNNNNNNNNNNNNNNNNNNNNNNNNNNNNNNNNNNNNNNNNNNNNNNNNNNNNNNNNNNNNNNNNNNNNNNNNNNNNNNNNNNNNNNNNNNNNNNNNNNNNNNNNNNNNNNNNNNNNNNNNNNNNNNNNNNNNNNNNNNNNNNNNNNNNNNNNNNNNNNNNNNNNNNNNNNNNNNNNNNNNNNNNNNNNNNNNNNNNNNNNNNNNNNNNNNNNNNNNNNNNNNNNNNNNNNNNNNNNNNNNNNNNNNNNNNNNNNNNNNNNNNNNNNNNNNNNNNNNNNNNNNNNNNNNNNNNNNNNNNNNNNNNNNNNNNNNNNNNNNNNNNNNNNNNNNNNNNNNNNNNNNNNNNNNNNNNNNNNNNNNNNNNNNNNNNNNNNNNNNNNNNNNNNNNNNNNNNNNNNNNNNNNNNNNNNNNNNNNNNNNNNNNNNNNNNNNNNNNNNNNNNNNNNNNNNNNNNNNNNNNNNNNNNNNNNNNNNNNNNNNNNNNNNNNNNNNNNNNNNNNNNNNNNNNNNNNNNNNNNNNNNNNNNNNNNNNNNNNNNNNNNNNNNNNNNNNNNNNNNNNNNNNNNNNNNNNNNNNNNNNNNNNNNNNNNNNNNNNNNNNNNNNNNNNNNNNNNNNNNNNNNNNNNNNNNNNNNNNNNNNNNNNNNNNNNNNNNNNNNNNNNNNNNNNNNNNNNNNNNNNNNNNNNNNNNNNNNNNNNNNNNNNNNNNNNNNNNNNNNNNNNNNNNNNNNNNNNNNNNNNNNNNNNNNNNNNNNNNNNNNNNNNNNNNNNNNNNNNNNNNNNNNNNNNNNNNNNNNNNNNNNNNNNNNNNNNNNNNNNNNNNNNNNNNNNNNNNNNNNNNNNNNNNNNNNNNNNNNNNNNNNNNNNNNNNNNNNNNNNNNNNNNNNNNNNNNNNNNNNNNNNNNNNNNNNNNNNNNNNNNNNNNNNNNNNNNNNNNNNNNNNNNNNNNNNNNNNNNNNNNNNNNNNNNNNNNNNNNNNNNNNNNNNNNNNNNNNNNNNNNNNNNNNNNNNNNNNNNNNNNNNNNNNNNNNNNNNNNNNNNNNNNNNNNNNNNNNNNNNNNNNNNNNNNNNNNNNNNNNNNNNNNNNNNNNNNNNNNNNNNNNNNNNNNNNNNNNNNNNNNNNNNNNNNNNNNNNNNNNNNNNNNNNNNNNNNNNNNNNNNNNNNNNNNNNNNNNNNNNNNNNNNNNNNNNNNNNNNNNNNNNNNNNNNNNNNNNNNNNNNNNNNNNNNNNNNNNNNNNNNNNNNNNNNNNNNNNNNNNNNNNNNNNNNNNNNNNNNNNNNNNNNNNNNNNNNNNNNNNNNNNNNNNNNNNNNNNNNNNNNNNNNNNNNNNNNNNNNNNNNNNNNNNNNNNNNNNNNNNNNNNNNNNNNNNNNNNNNNNNNNNNNNNNNNNNNNNNNNNNNNNNNNNNNNNNNNNNNNNNNNNNNNNNNNNNNNNNNNNNNNNNNNNNNNNNNNNNNNNNNNNNNNNNNNNNNNNNNNNNNNNNNNNNNNNNNNNNNNNNNNNNNNNNNNNNNNNNNNNNNNNNNNNNNNNNNNNNNNNNNNNNNNNNNNNNNNNNNNNNNNNNNNNNNNNNNNNNNNNNNNNNNNNNNNNNNNNNNNNNNNNNNNNNNNNNNNNNNNNNNNNNNNNNNNNNNNNNNNNNNNNNNNNNNNNNNNNNNNNNNNNNNNNNNNNNNNNNNNNNNNNNNNNNNNNNNNNNNNNNNNNNNNNNNNNNNNNNNNNNNNNNNNNNNNNNNNNNNNNNNNNNNNNNNNNNNNNNNNNNNNNNNNNNNNNNNNNNNNNNNNNNNNNNNNNNNNNNNNNNNNNNNNNNNNNNNNNNNNNNNNNNNNNNNNNNNNNNNNNNNNNNNNNNNNNNNNNNNNNNNNNNNNNNNNNNNNNNNNNNNNNNNNNNNNNNNNNNNNNNNNNNNNNNNNNNNNNNNNNNNNNNNNNNNNNNNNNNNNNNNNNNNNNNNNNNNNNNNNNNNNNNNNNNNNNNNNNNNNNNNNNNNNNNNNNNNNNNNNNNNNNNNNNNNNNNNNNNNNNNNNNNNNNNNNNNNNNNNNNNNNNNNNNNNNNNNNNNNNNNNNNNNNNNNNNNNNNNNNNNNNNNNNNNNNNNNNNNNNNNNNNNNNNNNNNNNNNNNNNNNNNNNGTAGAGGTCTCTCCTATTGGGAGAGACTGGGAAATGATGTCTTTCCGAGTCTCTCCCAATATAAACCAGTCTCAAAACGCAGCTTGTACATGCCAGGGATGAAAGCTTTCTGACTGGTCAGTCCTGGGCAGCAGTCATCTTCATTTGTTGTCCAGAAAGATGAGATGGAAATcttaagtaaaatcaataatatRACATTTCTAACACCAAATGTAGTTCAAACAATACAACGGCTTTSAATTAAATAGAGCAACAAAAGAAAGTcttaaattaaactaattttcAAAGAgataaactcaataaaatcctACCCAACACCGATCATAGTCCAAATCATCAGGTTGGTGTCAAGTCGATRCAAGCTCAGGGCGATCTTGGCGCCTGGGACTCCATCACTTGTGTTCASCATGTAAGTGGTCAGAGGGCTGGACTCTGCTGCTGCCATGTACTGATGGAAACATGTGCCCAGTTCAGTTCATCTTCTAACTATTGGTACACGAAGTCAAGTCTCAcgtatttgtaaagcacatttcagcatcaaggTAGTTCAAAGCGCTTGACATGATAAAAACGTAACAACCAGTtttgaaagaagaaacaaacattccATTTGATCCAATACCATCATCAGTTATAattaatcaaaggcagctctgAACAAGTGGGGTTTGAGYcttgatttaaaggaaactcagtgtttcggctgatTTGCAATTTTCTGTCAATTTGTTACAGATTAGAAAGGCATAAAACTGAATGCTGTTTCGccatgtttggttttggttctgtGGATGCAGAgcgaaccagaaccagaagacctgagaggtctggaaggttgatacaacagcagcagatctttaatgtatttttttgctaagctgttcagtgatttataaactaacataagtattttaaagtctattctctcagtggaaggactttagaactgggcgATGTGCTCTCTcgcttcctggttttagtcagaacaccagcagcagcgttctgaaTCAGCTGTAGCTGGAGGAttgacctgtgaagacactttTGCAGTAattaaagataaacgcatgaatgagtttctctagatcttgctgagacattagtccNNNNNNNNNNNNNNNNNNNNNNNNNNNNNNNNNNNNNNNNNNNNNNNNNNNNNNNNNNNNNNNNNNNNNNNNNNNNNNNNNNNNNNNNNNNNNNNNNNNNNNNNNNNNNNNNNNNNNNNNNNNNNNNNNNNNNNNNNNNNNNNNNNNNNNNNNNNNNNNNNNNNNNNNNNNNNNNNNNNNNNNNNNNNNNNNNNNNNNNNNNNNNNNNNNNNNNNNNNNNNNNNNNNNNNNNNNNNNNNNNNNNNNNNNNNNNNNNNNNNNNNNNNNNNNNNNNNNNNNNNNNNNNNNNNNNNNNNNNNNNNNNNNNNNNNNNNNNNNNNNNNNNNNNNNNNNNNNNNNNNNNNNNNNNNNNNNNNNNNNNNNNNNNNNNNNNNNNNNNNNNNNNNNNNNNNNNNNNNNNNNNNNNNNNNNNNNNNNNNNNNNNNNNNNNNNNNNNNNNNNNNNNNNNNNNNNNNNNNNNNNNNNNNNNNNNNNNNNNNNNNNNNNNNNNNNNNNNNNNNNNNNNNNNNNNNNNNNNNNNNNNNNNNNNNNNNNNNNNNNNNNNNNNNNNNNNNNNNNNNNNNNNNNNNNNNNNNNNNNNNNNNNNNNNNNNNNNNNNNNNNNNNNNNNNNNNNNNNNNNNNNNNNNNNNNNNNNNNNNNNNNNNNNNNNNNNNNNNNNNNNNNNNNNNNNNNNNNNNNNNNNNNNNNNNNNNNNNNNNNNNNNNNNNNNNNNNNNNNNNNNNNNNNNNNNNNNNNNNNNNNNNNNNNNNNNNNNNNNNNNNNNNNNNNNNNNNNNNNNNNNNNNNNNNNNNNNNNNNNNNNNNNNNNNNNNNNNNNNNNNNNNNNNNNNNNNNNNNN from Poecilia reticulata strain Guanapo linkage group LG6, Guppy_female_1.0+MT, whole genome shotgun sequence includes these protein-coding regions:
- the LOC103465681 gene encoding fibulin-7-like, which gives rise to MSVMMEFVLNMKGVQLLVLMMSLHHFGLVSAQVSKEDFQTGDCFFDFSFNLFRVLSLAAMLDADNSFWKNCFIVSSSCPKPDPPANGRRLGRVFAMGHEVHFLCKPGYELIGPRTRVCLESLKWSGQQPMCRRLNSTANSLASFSSAASSFAALSESSTAASSSSASSPTPSSPSSSVRPSNCTHFLGSTHCTCDVGFTISGRDNNICTDIDECHLFPLAQPGRLCIHQCVNTPGSFHCVCPPGYSLSREGRSCTALHSSSKSPLLXHRCKPSTSVRCERNPCMLGDKACTQAPNSISFHFLAVVSNMSAPRVLFRVSAARVLGDTLRFGLAGGRGRGHFSVQRSGRQTGTLLLVTSINGPATLEAEVEMSELENNTLLGRYLTKVTLFVSPNMF